In Bacteroidota bacterium, one genomic interval encodes:
- a CDS encoding alpha/beta hydrolase, whose amino-acid sequence MHYKTFDNQRIYYELIGNKKSNKYLIFLNGISQSTIAWNLIVPAFVNEYQLILCDFIFQGQSDKQGDVRNFDQHAADIFGLINSLNINKISLIGISYGSLVAQHFALNYPEKVDKLILLSTFAHKTPYYEAVELAWQKTLDSGGYALMFDVMLPMVLGENYFEHPLIPIDTLRTMRQAMNKDPEALKKLMQATQQRADYREKLKAIKNPTIIIHGEKDMLLLVHMGKAVADSIPGSRFEIIGGAGHTLNLEATHQTIKLITGFI is encoded by the coding sequence ATGCACTATAAAACTTTCGATAACCAGCGTATTTATTATGAATTAATTGGCAACAAAAAATCCAATAAATATTTAATTTTTCTGAATGGTATCTCCCAATCTACCATTGCGTGGAATCTCATAGTTCCTGCTTTTGTGAATGAATATCAACTGATTTTATGTGATTTTATTTTTCAGGGGCAATCCGATAAGCAAGGTGATGTACGAAATTTTGATCAACACGCTGCCGATATATTCGGATTAATCAATTCATTAAATATTAATAAAATAAGCTTGATTGGAATATCTTACGGAAGTTTGGTGGCACAACATTTTGCATTGAATTATCCTGAAAAAGTAGACAAGCTGATATTGCTTTCCACATTTGCGCATAAAACACCTTATTATGAAGCCGTTGAATTGGCCTGGCAGAAAACACTTGATAGCGGAGGATATGCACTTATGTTCGATGTTATGCTTCCCATGGTGTTAGGTGAAAACTATTTTGAACATCCGCTCATTCCTATTGATACGCTTAGAACTATGAGGCAAGCTATGAATAAGGATCCGGAGGCATTGAAAAAATTAATGCAAGCAACCCAACAAAGAGCCGACTATCGCGAAAAATTAAAAGCGATAAAAAATCCTACAATCATTATTCATGGAGAAAAAGATATGTTACTGCTTGTACACATGGGAAAAGCCGTGGCTGATTCCATCCCGGGAAGCCGGTTCGAGATTATTGGTGGAGCCGGGCATACACTCAACCTGGAAGCAACTCACCAAACAATAAAACTAATAACAGGATTTATTTGA
- the phbB gene encoding acetoacetyl-CoA reductase encodes MRKKNNKIALVTGGTGGMGTAICERLYKDGYTVVANYRDFTKAMKWREEAKKWRDDQLKMGFEMKVVEGDISNFKSAEKMMKQITEEIGAVDVLVNNAGITRDSALHKMTPQQWYEVIDTNLNSVFICTRLVIEGMIAKGWGRIISISSVNGQKGQFGQSNYAATKAGMYGFSKSLALEVAKKGITVNTVSPGYIGTAMVMAIKEDIRDKIIAQVPQGRLGTPEEVAAAVAYLASHDARYITGSNIAINGGLHMF; translated from the coding sequence ATGAGAAAGAAAAATAACAAAATTGCACTGGTTACAGGCGGTACAGGTGGAATGGGTACTGCTATCTGCGAAAGATTATATAAAGATGGATATACCGTAGTTGCAAATTACAGAGATTTTACTAAAGCCATGAAATGGCGTGAAGAAGCAAAGAAATGGAGAGATGATCAGCTTAAAATGGGCTTTGAGATGAAAGTGGTGGAAGGAGATATTTCCAACTTTAAATCTGCCGAAAAAATGATGAAGCAGATAACCGAAGAAATAGGAGCGGTAGATGTTTTGGTAAACAACGCAGGTATAACAAGAGATTCAGCTCTTCATAAAATGACACCTCAGCAATGGTATGAAGTCATTGACACTAATCTTAATAGTGTATTTATTTGCACGCGCCTTGTGATTGAAGGAATGATAGCAAAAGGATGGGGTCGTATAATCAGTATTTCTTCTGTCAACGGACAAAAAGGTCAGTTTGGACAAAGTAATTATGCCGCAACAAAAGCAGGTATGTACGGTTTCTCAAAATCATTGGCTTTGGAAGTCGCTAAAAAAGGAATTACCGTAAATACGGTTTCTCCCGGATACATTGGCACTGCTATGGTAATGGCAATTAAGGAAGATATACGCGATAAAATTATTGCTCAGGTACCGCAAGGCCGATTAGGTACTCCCGAAGAGGTTGCTGCCGCTGTTGCTTATTTAGCTTCCCATGATGCACGTTATATAACGGGTTCAAACATTGCCATCAATGGGGGGTTACACATGTTCTAA